The DNA region TCTACAAAGTGTTAGTTTTATATAATGAAGGTTGCAGTGTAATGTGATGCTGGCTCTTTAAGAACTTCTTGGCTATAATGAATAATGGGGATCCTATCTAATCTCCTTTATCTGGACATAGATGAAGAGCTGTGTCAATTAAGGGTCACTTTACCATCACCAGCATCCTGAAATAGAATCCGAGTGGTACCAGGTTCAGGTGTCTTGAGAAACGTTATTGGCCGAGTTCCCAGGTGGGTCATTGTGCTTACTGGCCTGCTTTAGGAGAGCGTCTAGCTTGAGAGAGTCCCTTGGTATTCATACTCTGAGGGGTATGGCTTAAACCTCTACACATTTTGTTACCTTGATGAGACTTATTTAGGAATATAGTGAGAACTACGACTGACATGACCTTGTGTgctatattttttatgtgtatTTGAAGGTTATAATACCACTATAAGAGGTTTGCAGTACAAGAGGTAAATCGAGTTAAAGAAACACTTACAGCTCGTTCTGGCAAATGCTTAGGGTTATGGATTTCAATGAAGTACAGTAATTGGTTTTGATGCTACAGTACAGAATTATACCTTAAAATGTGTGACTTGCTAAGATGTTTTATTACAATGAAATTGGTAAAATGAGGAATAACTTGCAACCAAACTAATGATTTACATGATTAACCTAAATGATGTCCATGTTTGACCCaactatgggttgaaacaacccagcgttTTTTAGATTCCAAGAAACCACCTAGAAACCAGTGCTGTTTTGGCCAAATTATTATATTGCCATTAttccaacatatttttttaatttgttgctaAGACATCATTGCAATACCAACTACCAGGGACACCATAAAACCCACCTAGCAActgtttataacattataacAAACAACCATATAGCATTACAGTGAAAGCCTCTCAGAACATTTTGGCAACCCCACAGCAGCACGCCTTGGCAACCACCAACAGCATTGCGATGGCGAGTTTTGTGCGGGCAAGCCCCACAcacatttgtgttttaaaatgttaacatatagTTTACATCGTGTTGCACAGAGATTCTGtcttgctgtttcttcttcacAAGTATGTTTAATTTCATTGATGTTAAACTGAACTGTGGTCAGAGAATAGCGCAGGGAAAACCTTGCAGCAAACCCAACACGACAGAGCCAAAACAGTGTGGTCAAGTTTTATGTATAGTGCTTGTTTTGTCAACTTGTCCGCCCACTTGTGCGCCGCTTGGTGCAGATTAAAGACTGCAAGGTCATACATCATGTTGTTGGCGGAGGTGAGCTCTTTGTACATAGGGAGTGGGAAGAAACATGAGTCAAGCTTAAGATATCTGATCAGATTGCTCTCTGATTTCAGACTGTATCTCTCGCGCAAGAATCTCTATATAAAATCCAATTGTGCTTATCGTACAATATGTTGAAGTCTGATACTTTTTGATCTTGCTGACTGGCTTTATTAGTTTTTGCAGCTAATGGTATTCATTTGGATTTTTAACTGTGCAGTGTTAGTCTTTGATCAATAGTTTAGTTCAGTCTTTACAAATGCTGTAATTATATAATGTTAAGTGGATAATGGACTTCTGTTGTGTGGTTTTTTTTGTAGGCCTGATGGAGTTAGGTACCCGACGAGCGCTGCGCACAGCAGATCCCAGCCTCTGCTCGCTCCATCGTGGCCAGTCCTGAGCATCGGGTCTTCAACTTACCTCACACCTTGGCCCTTTTCTAATCCCTTCTCCTTTTTTCGTCCCCCTGGCCCTCGAGATGATCGGCAAGTTAAAGCAGAACTTATTAGTGGCCTGCCTGGTCATCAGCTCAGTCACTGTCTTCTACCTAGGTAGACACGCCATGGAGTGCCACCACCGGATTGAGGAACGCAGCCAGCCGCTGCTGAGCAGTTTGCGCACAACACTACGTACAGGCCAGAACCTCAGCAACCCCTTCATCTACAATAAAGACATGCCGCTTATATTTATCGGTGGCGTGCCTCGCAGTGGGACAACTCTTATGCGGGCCATGCTTGACGCCCACCCTGATGTACGCTGTGGGGAAGAGACCCGCGTCATCCCTCGCATTCTGGCCATGAAACAGATGTGGAGCCGTTCTGGGAGGGAGAAGATGCGTCTAGACGAAGCCGGAGTAACAGACGAGGTCTTAGACTCGGCCATGCAGGCGTTCCTGCTGGAGATCATCGTAAAACACGGGGAGCCGGCCACTTATCTGTGTAATAAAGACCCTTTTGCCCTTAAATCACTTACTTATCTGGCTAAGATTTTCCCCCACGCTAAGTTCATCCTCATGATACGTGACGGCAGGGCCTCCGTTCACTCCATGATCTCCCGTAAGGTCACCATTGCCGGGTTTGACTTGAGCAGCTATCGGGACTGCCTTACAAAGTGGAATCGGGCCATAGAGACAATGTACACACAATGCCTAGAGGCTGCTGACAAGTGCCTACCCATGCACTACGAACAGCTTGTCCTTCACCCAGAAAAGTGGATGAGGACGCTTCTGCAATTCCTGAACATTCCTTGGAACAATGCAGTTCTGCACCACGAGGAGCTCATTGGGAAAGCAGGAGGCGTATCACTTTCCAAGTAAGTGCCAATGACCTTTAGACTTTTAGGTTATGGATCTGAGGTTCACAGGGCAGGGGAGTTTCCTTCATTGACTTGCATGGGATCATGATTTAAGTATCTAGGAATATTCACTTATAACTCTGAATATTTTACCCATTCATTCCAGAATCAACATCTTGTGTTTATTAGCCATCTGGGTCATTTGAGCTCTGTTCACTTATCTTATCTGGTGAATGTCACCAGCtgtatttgtcttgttttaaaaatTCTCGATATCACAGCTAAGTGTGTTTATGCACGTGTACTTATTTGTAATTGTCCAGATGTGTGCAGGCGTTTTTTATTCTTTCATACTGTTACTAAATTCTCACTGCTCAATAATTCATTTCTTTCAGTTCTGACAGATAAGAACTTGATCTATGTAGAGCATTTGTGTTTACCACATCAGTTTTACCACAGTGTGCTGTGTAGCAGCTTTTAGACACTTTAGCATATCACTAATATGTTGTGCTATACACTGAATATACCAAACTGAGGGCACGGCTACCCGGCAGCATTCCTGCTGCAATAAAACATGTTCATGCAAGTTGGAACCTGAGTGACAATTACTTTTTccaataggaaaaatatatgcataattCCCAAAGACTCCCACGTGAGCTTATTACtcataatatttttaagtttaggGCTTTTTATCCTCTCTTTTGTTAAGGCCTACTCAAATGTTTTGCACCCTTAATCTTTTCCATTTATTACTTAGAATAAAGCAAAATCTAACTACAAAGCTTTGGTCGCATGGTTCATGACTCTTGTGAGATATGTAACATGTGGCCTACAGAAGTCATTGAAGTCCAAATCACAAAAGAGGTCACACGCCATTAATGCATGAATCAGTCGAGCCTCTTTACATCCCCTTAAGAAATGTGACTTCTGGTTGccatttttaaattgaaataacTGTTTTTAATGAAAAGCGTATGGTTCGAGGGCgccaaacatttttttctttgtttattttggaTCTATTCTGTCTCATTGTGTCTGGCCTGTCATTCATCTTTTCAGATATGCTGTGCGCACTGAATACTTATTTTTAGTCTGACCTTTCACTGCGTCTGTTCTCCCTTTCTTTACATTACGTTGCGCTTCAGATTAATGCTGGTGATGTATCTAAAATTTATTGCTATTCATCTAGGCCTTTCAGTTAGGGCTGCACGCTAAATCGCATGCGATAGTCATGCGCATCTCtccagtaaagccggttccttgattagtagtaaatcatcatcggctgctttcagatggagctgcatttactacacaaagccgtagttcactgacaggCTGGGCCTTATCATATACATATCGCAGGCAATGTGTCCGCaataattaatgcgaaattgccccgattgtcactgaactacggctttgttgAGTAAATGCTGCTTCATCTGAAACAAGTGGTGGCAATTACCACTAATCAAGCCCTACTGTCAGTGATAACTTATAAACATTCTTTGGCTTTAACCCTTTAGAATCTGaatcaaaaataaaaagaaataaattgttacttttttattcagaaataaTCAAAACTAGTGAACAAAAGAATCTAACAAGActacaaaaatatactttagtaCCGTACATACATGGAAGTATTTTTTGTGTTAGGGGGCATGTACATAAAGACGTTTACGCTTGTGTACAGTGTATGTTTTCGTTTTTGTCCAGAGGAAGCGGCGCGCTTTTCAAAAACGCCAGCAGCTGGCGGATTTTGTCTGTGCTGAGCACCAGGGCTCAACTTTTTTCAACGATCGgttgaaaacattttttgctCTGTGAAACACGCagcatccaatcacagtggaagAGGGATTGGAAAATACCACAACAATGGGTGCATTGTACAAcctagtgttgtagtcaagaccacctaaaccgagaccaagtcatgaccaagaccaagactgACCGAGAcagagacaagaccaagactttaaagggtcgagaccgagtcaagaccaagaccaagacaggccgagaccaagtcaagaccattgcaagtcactgcattaaaacacttatgataaaatgtggaatatacACATGATTAGGCACTtgtctgtgtgtgcatttgcgtgtgtgtgccatcagagaagttgataaaataatcaaaggcattgcagatatgtgggaatttatctttgtcaataagaaaataaaagtgaacaaacactaaagagctgaaatcaacttaaccatttaatctgaactgtctttccatggcttgccatccacttaacacaatgcaggtgtttttagtaataaaattagaaaaactgTCATTGGAAGAAACTTAAACAgtgccaacatcatatgccaaacctgaataaactgcataaaatgaaggataaaaaataaatttgtgatgtgcactgcaaaaaatgattttcaagaaaaaatgttcagATTCCAaaattcagttcggcaatgcatgacgtcatccattaaaagtgaatgggaagcgtaaACACTTACACTTGTGTGAATGCACCGTTATGGTGAAATGAATAGTGCTTGAGAGAATGTGTTGAGGACGCTACATCAGGTTTAATAGGGTTAAAGATTAAAATCGGTTTGATATTCATGATTGTGGTTTTTCACATTGTCATcaagatattttaaatataaacaaccctgtctgtaaaaatccaggctaaagttttataatctaattatgagattagaagcatcaaagttttttattttaatcattgatttcagtctttgacatgaccgtactcagtcaatattaaagatgtcaagctcatatattttcacagaatcttttttacattatgtaggtaGGATAATAAATGACTTTGGGTTTTCACAGCTtggtcacatactgtataatacatttttactaTCCAGTCCCTCTTTAGATAACTGtagcttttatctaaagtgggACTGGAtagtaaaaatgtattatacagtgttattattattacagtataCATTATAGATTattgtacactcttaaaatggaTGTGTTTACACAACACATCTAGACACATCTTTGTTATGCCATTGGAAccacacatcttgtgttgtcctttttatttatttaaacacaaaatcgacacataatgtgttaaatggcataacacaaaccaatgtgtaaaaaatgaacacatcctttcttacaGTGTAGGATTATAGCTTGATCTCTGCAATTTCTGGGTGATTTTGTGGTATTAGGAACATGTTAAATTAAAGGCTGAGGTTTGAAACTCATTGCACGTGTGACGCTGTCACTGCTTTTAGCATTCAGAAGAACTGCTTTCAGTAATGGAGCGTTATTGGCGACTGATTTGTTTTCTGCTCTTCTGAAAAACATTTGGAAGGAAGCTGAAAGGACAGCGAGTTAAAAGCAGCGCTTTTAAAATGGAGTGTGGTCAATAAAAAGAGGCGCTTCTTTTTATGgtctgttaaaaaaagaaaaggtgAACACTGTGTTATGAAAGAATCACAGAATGAAGCAATAGGGGATTTTCACGCTGATACGTAGAACTTCCGCTTTCATCGATCTTTGTGCAAGGCCGCTTCCGGTGAATAACTCAATTGAAGAAATACAGATTCATTTAGGGTTAAGTAATTTCTGTTAATATAGCTTTTATTGCTATATACGTCACTAGTTCACTTTTGTAAGCGTATGGTGCTGAGATGCACCTAATGATGTTTTTTGCACTGCTGTCATAGTATTGCAAATTCTTTATGTAATATAAAAACCTGCTATAACGTCATTCTTTTGTTAGGGGCCATTTTCACATAAGATGGAAAGTCATGTCTAATTAAATATAATGCCTGTCATTAATCATATTGACTAAACATCTTATACTCGAAGGAAATGTATTCCCATTTTATAATACCATtctgatttttatttattttaagaacaCAAACGTTTATGGTAATACTAtatattaaattttattttattccttttaatttatatacaggtgctggtcatataattacaATATCATCAAAACGTTGATTTATTTCTCATTGGTAAGATAATTACAAACGTGTTAAAAGGTGTGTGTTGTTAGCAGCAAAAAacagcacaaaaaaaaatgcgAAACAGATCTCAATACTTTACTCACACATTGTttgataagttttgtttgctcGCACCCCTCAACCGCGAGCTCGACATGCATATTAAGGCTTCAGAGAGCATGCAGTACAACCAAATAGTAAACAGCACGCAAATGATAACTGAGTTTATTTTTTCTTGCATaacattttaacacaaaattcaaaTCTCAAAATGCCGTGATTATAATCAtttacacattaaataaatataccTGTCATTAATCATATTGACTCATACATCTTAATACTGGAAGGAAAGTTAATACCATTTTATTCGTTAATaccgtttttttatttttttatttgtgagaACACAAAATTTGCAGAAATACCATATATTCAAttctattttattgctttatattctatatataaataatttccCCATTTTCTATGGTTTCTTcttttgtaaagctgcttttaAACACTGCAATGTTGTTAAAAAGTGCCACATCATCCACTTCTAGTCGGGAATCCAAGAAAACCTAAGTAGGATTGTTCGACTTCCAACCGCAGTGACATCTAGCCTTCGTTTCAGCCACTTTTGAACTGTGCCGGAAGCTGCCGTGCACAAAGATTGCTGAAAGCGGAAGTTCTACGTATCAGCGTTAAAATCCCCTATTAGTAACATACAGTATCATTACAGATACTGAATGGACACTGAATGTTtgtgtgatgatgatgatgacacATCTCGCCCCAAATTGCCAAAGATTCATTTCCAAGGCCAAATAAAAGGAATACATTTCTGTGAATCTGACTTAATCAGCCTTTTCTTTACCAAGTGAAGCCTCTGATGTTTAAGGTCATTATCATAAGAAAACAGAAGTGATGTcaatatatgaagagctcagactgagaatccaaaaacggttactgagtttttaaatgagcgcatgcgtaagaacagcctccctccttcacagctcatttctagggaacgccttccaaaacttGTGCACAaatatttgaacacgagtgtttgtttaacaccggcatatgctgtgtcgcgtgactcgcgtcagtggattcattatgttaaatgatgataataaacaaataagacgtTAAAACGTTAGATCAGTTGACGCTACTtccatttcaactagcatgtagcagactggtcactgccttacaactacagtacaagaacaacgtcaatatacttgaataacagtacaacaataattattcctcaaagaaagaataatcactgttacctttcgggaagaattttgcgaactgcccatctgtcttgacacctctctgttccttcattgctctccagcattgaaatgtttctccaataatgactctgtttacattacgttcttctgacaattttctcctattcccagcggcttaaaaaagtctttcttttgcgtCCTCCTTCGGGTTTCTTCTCTACTgtggtgcaaattcgaggaggaaagcaggatcgacaatgaaaacaaaacaaaacttagGACGGAGTTTAATGCGCTATGCGCATGCGTCGCCTGTGTTTAGTTACTGGACCGCGCACAGCTCTCACAAggatcgtaatggcagtgattgacaagccagagggccaattgcttatgcgatgaccgcataagcaattggctgatgtttttaaggccctatcttgtgcacagattacgtatattaatattattactttcattgcagctaataaatagtcttttatcatttagtaaagacagtttcaagtaatattgcaaaaatgtataaaacaaacatcctcttctGCACCTTTTAAGTCAATTTTGAGGGATCTGTACTTTACTCGGGTATTATTTTTGGGGAGTACTCAtgactttactcaagtacatttgaGAGGCAAATATTGTACTCTTTACTTCACTATATTTCTATCCATAACTGTGAGTACCCATTACTTCTtctaaaaaaaaaggaaaaaagaaaaatctcaGAAACCCTCGATTTGTTGTTTCCCTTTTCTCAAACGTGATTGGATTGTGCAGGCGCCACTGATTGGGACAGCATATCAGCTATCACCTTCAGCTTTCCGCCAAAGTCCCGGATTTAGATAAGAGAAGAAACCATGGACGAAACAATGGATGAAGACACAGCAGGTCCACTCTGGGAATGTGACAAACCTGTGGCTCCACCTCGACAGACTATTTTAATTTTCTAAACAAGTT from Paramisgurnus dabryanus chromosome 8, PD_genome_1.1, whole genome shotgun sequence includes:
- the tpst1 gene encoding protein-tyrosine sulfotransferase 1 isoform X1, whose translation is MIGKLKQNLLVACLVISSVTVFYLGRHAMECHHRIEERSQPLLSSLRTTLRTGQNLSNPFIYNKDMPLIFIGGVPRSGTTLMRAMLDAHPDVRCGEETRVIPRILAMKQMWSRSGREKMRLDEAGVTDEVLDSAMQAFLLEIIVKHGEPATYLCNKDPFALKSLTYLAKIFPHAKFILMIRDGRASVHSMISRKVTIAGFDLSSYRDCLTKWNRAIETMYTQCLEAADKCLPMHYEQLVLHPEKWMRTLLQFLNIPWNNAVLHHEELIGKAGGVSLSKVERSTDQVIKPVNVEALSKWVGKIPQDVLRDMAVIAPMLARLGYDPHANPPNYGRPDPLVLDNTRRVFKGEFQLPDFLKEQTQIQKSPEKPNPS
- the tpst1 gene encoding protein-tyrosine sulfotransferase 1 isoform X2, encoding MIGKLKQNLLVACLVISSVTVFYLGRHAMECHHRIEERSQPLLSSLRTTLRTGQNLSNPFIYNKDMPLIFIGGVPRSGTTLMRAMLDAHPDVRCGEETRVIPRILAMKQMWSRSGREKMRLDEAGVTDEVLDSAMQAFLLEIIVKHGEPATYLCNKDPFALKSLTYLAKIFPHAKFILMIRDGRASVHSMISRKVTIAGFDLSSYRDCLTKWNRAIETMYTQCLEAADKCLPMHYEQLVLHPEKWMRTLLQFLNIPWNNAVLHHEELIGKAGGVSLSKVERSTDQVIKPVNVEALSKWVGKIPQDVLRDMAVIAPMLARLGYDPHANPPNYGRPDPLVLDNTRRIQKSPEKPNPS